From the genome of Papaver somniferum cultivar HN1 chromosome 2, ASM357369v1, whole genome shotgun sequence, one region includes:
- the LOC113350940 gene encoding uncharacterized protein LOC113350940: protein MHLDDPSVAIDSTCDVFRIKKYVGRHTCGAGVKLRSPKVSKKLFNHATQIFERLFIAIGACIEGYRLCRPMIFVDATFLTGRFRGTLMAATCLNGNQGFYPLAFALVPGENVDNWDWFMCNLSNVVDDRPITFMYDRHEGLLRDIPKHFPTSHHGYCYYHLQGNLPIRKSDEKYKEVMACFKKATYALTPARYEEALMEMELMGRHGVAEYCRNMPREYWSSAFFTGCRFGQTTSSIAESFNNWIRKDKRLPSCALIDMIRLRVMELMNERREMSLLMDPEKLTPTYEALLKEHIQIGRAWNVTQSYAYEYEIHSPRSHTVDLLNKTCTCQRWRVYGFPCSHATTSISAKGDRYVDYIEDYFKVTNFQQLYSIAIRPIPNYNRPEQYLPEDTIFPPHPRVPPGRPKGNRIKNAW from the exons ATGCACTTGGATGATCCATCAGTTGCTATTGATTCTACTTGCGATGTTTTTAGGATAAAAAAGTATGTTGGGAGGCACACTTGTGGAGCTGGTGTGAAGTTGAGAAGTCCTAAAGTATCGAAGAAGCTG TTTAACCATGCAACTCAGATATTTGAAAGGTTATTCATTGCAATAGGCGCTTGTATTGAAGGTTATAGACTTTGTCgaccaatgatttttgttgatgcaacTTTTCTGACCGGGAGATTTAGAGGTACCCTTATGGCTGCTACTTGTCTGAATGGGAATCAAG GTTTTTATCCGCTAGCCTTTGCATTGGTCCCAGGAGAGAATGTTGACAATTGGGATTGGTTTATGTGCAATCTTAGCAACGTTGTTGATGACCGTCCTATCACCTTTATGTATGATCGTCATGAGGGATTGTTGAGGGATATTCCTAAACACTTTCCTACTTCCCATCATGGCTATTGTTACTACCACTTGCAAGGAAACTTACCAATCAGGAAATCGGACGAGAAGTACAAAGAAGTTATGGCTTGTTTCAAAAAAGCAACTTATGCTCTCACACCAGCAAGATATGAAGAAGCACTAATGGAAATGGAGTTAATGGGAAGGCATGGGGTTGCTGAGTATTGCCGCAATATGCCTAGGGAATATTGGTCCAGTGCGTTCTTCACTGGCTGTAGATTTGGTCAGACTACATCAAGCATTGCTGAGTCCTTCAATAATTGGATTCGCAAAGACAAGAGGTTGCCTTCCTGCGCCCTCATTGACATGATCAg GTTACGCGTTATGGAGTTGATGAATGAACGTCGCGAAATGAGTCTTTTGATGGACCCAGAGAAGCTCACTCCTACCTACGAGGCGTTACTTaaagaacatattcaaattggtCGAGCTTGGAATGTTACTCAGTCATATGCGTATGAGTATGAGATTCATTCACCTAG gtcTCACACTGTTGATCTGCTGAACAAGACTTGCACCTGCCAAAGATGgcgtgtttatggttttccatgctctcaTGCTACAACATCTATTTCTGCCAAGGGTGATCGATACGTAGATTATATCGAAGACTACTTCAAAGTTACAAATTTTCAGCAGCTGTATTCAATTGCTATCAGACCAATCCCCAACTACAACAGGCCAGAGCAGTATCTTCCAGAGGATACTATTTTTCCACCCCATCCACGAGTTCCACCAGGTAGGCCAAAGGGAAATCGTATCAAGAATGCATGGTAG